One Echinicola strongylocentroti DNA window includes the following coding sequences:
- a CDS encoding iron-containing alcohol dehydrogenase, whose amino-acid sequence MLNFEFKNPTKIIFGQGQMEKIATEIPSGSKVLMTYGGGSIKKNGIYDAVTAALKDFEVVEFGGIPANPEYHQLLDALKVIKEEQVTYMLAVGGGSVIDATKFLSSAALYDGEEPWDILANKIRTEEGLPFGTVLTIPATGSESNSGAVISNHKTGEKFSMGGPGLFPQFSLLDPTVIRSLPERQLANGVMDAFSHALEQYMTYPVKAGLQDRFAESIMQTLIEVGPQVMKDPTDYDAAGDFMWCCTMALNGLIQKGVPTDWAIHAMGHDLTALYGIDHARTLAIVAGSHYRYNLDRKKAKLAQYGERVWGIMDGTTEEKALAAIKKTEEFIQSLGIDTHLSAYTDKYENTATEIADRFTTRGWMGLGEHKDLSPADVAKIVEMAY is encoded by the coding sequence ATGCTGAACTTTGAATTTAAGAACCCGACGAAGATCATTTTTGGCCAAGGCCAAATGGAGAAAATAGCTACTGAAATTCCTTCCGGATCCAAGGTGCTTATGACCTATGGCGGAGGGAGTATCAAAAAGAACGGCATTTATGATGCGGTAACAGCCGCATTGAAGGATTTTGAGGTCGTCGAGTTTGGTGGCATTCCTGCCAATCCCGAGTACCATCAATTGCTGGATGCGCTGAAGGTCATCAAAGAAGAGCAGGTCACCTATATGCTGGCAGTGGGTGGTGGATCGGTCATCGATGCCACCAAGTTTTTGTCTTCTGCCGCACTTTACGACGGTGAAGAGCCTTGGGATATTTTGGCCAATAAAATCCGGACCGAAGAAGGCTTGCCCTTTGGGACAGTGCTGACAATTCCGGCGACAGGCTCGGAATCCAATTCCGGTGCGGTGATCTCCAACCATAAAACGGGCGAGAAATTTTCAATGGGTGGTCCAGGGCTATTCCCACAGTTTTCGCTTCTTGACCCTACCGTCATCCGGTCCCTTCCCGAAAGACAACTTGCCAATGGCGTGATGGATGCTTTTTCCCATGCGCTGGAGCAATACATGACCTATCCGGTAAAAGCTGGCTTGCAAGATCGTTTTGCAGAAAGCATCATGCAGACCTTGATAGAAGTGGGGCCGCAAGTGATGAAGGATCCCACCGACTATGATGCGGCGGGGGATTTTATGTGGTGCTGCACCATGGCGCTCAATGGTCTCATCCAAAAAGGAGTGCCTACTGACTGGGCTATCCATGCCATGGGCCACGACCTAACGGCACTTTACGGAATCGATCATGCACGTACGCTGGCGATAGTCGCTGGCAGCCACTACCGCTACAACCTAGACAGGAAAAAGGCCAAACTGGCTCAATATGGCGAGCGCGTGTGGGGAATTATGGATGGTACGACAGAAGAAAAGGCACTTGCAGCAATTAAGAAAACAGAAGAGTTTATTCAATCGCTGGGCATAGACACCCACCTGTCAGCCTATACAGATAAGTATGAAAATACAGCCACGGAAATCGCCGATCGGTTTACTACAAGAGGTTGGATGGGGCTCGGAGAGCACAAAGATCTCAGCCCGGCTGATGTGGCGAAAATCGTGGAAATGGCGTATTGA
- the eutB gene encoding ethanolamine ammonia-lyase subunit EutB has product MTRNEFLKKSGVLGASMVLLSSYGWKYADPLAPAKPVKVSLPKKGEDLMGYITRKKGKFDIDLYRQLIGAANAFKEGDATMGIAAKDDKSRQHARTLLGNTTIQDINNQLVFRDELYDLILETTDQRMRTELESWRMGELRDFLLTEDEMAIKKVMPGLTSDVIGCVVKLMSNEELIQVSQKLFNPLSGSKIGSKGYLSARIQPNSPTDNPEDIAWQVFDAWSYGVGDLVLGTNPVSSEVGSVGKIEATLYDILVTFGLEETMPNCVLSHIDVQAAVEEQQPGTTGIWFQSLAGTVSANRTFDVTLDKMKGYMSERQGQYGLYAETGQGADFTNGHGEGFDMVLHESRKYGFVSALKAQLEAEKSSGGAPWVHVNDVAGFIGPEVFKTKEQLVRCCLEDTLMGKLHGLCIGLDICSTLHMDVDLEDLNWCIDEVMPANPAYLMALPTKNDPMLSYLTTSFSDHVRVREKFGYKVNDAMWRFFKRIGVIGEDNQPTIHFGDPTWVYYQYCLAKGDLRSREEIFADGKNKIRAIRQRGVPIAEGYGDEIWELEPQLARQVQQLYDDAKVSLWTEMSSTFVQEIPLALPIITQSSDRKDYVYHPETGEKLSMEAERTLRELSASWHDEIPDVQIVVSDGLNVRALMDRGHLDEFLKAIGPALAGEGYRVADKPIVIQHGRVRAGYACGELLFGNKGVQESCKGILHIIGERPGSGHHNFSVYLTAANPTVWAQKGTVDHNISRVISGISDTSLKPEMAARQTTQILGQLFKKYA; this is encoded by the coding sequence ATGACAAGAAATGAATTTTTGAAAAAATCGGGAGTTTTGGGTGCTTCCATGGTTTTGTTGAGTAGTTATGGCTGGAAGTACGCTGATCCCCTTGCTCCTGCAAAACCTGTAAAAGTAAGTCTTCCCAAAAAAGGAGAAGACCTCATGGGATATATTACCAGGAAGAAAGGAAAGTTCGACATTGATCTTTATCGCCAGCTGATAGGGGCCGCAAATGCCTTCAAAGAGGGTGATGCCACAATGGGTATTGCGGCCAAGGATGATAAATCTCGGCAGCATGCACGAACACTGCTAGGAAATACAACAATTCAGGACATCAATAATCAACTGGTGTTTAGGGATGAACTGTATGACCTGATTTTGGAGACAACGGATCAGCGGATGCGCACGGAGCTGGAGTCGTGGAGAATGGGGGAGCTGAGGGATTTTTTGCTCACTGAAGATGAAATGGCGATCAAAAAGGTCATGCCCGGACTGACCAGTGATGTCATTGGCTGTGTGGTGAAATTAATGAGTAATGAAGAATTGATTCAAGTCAGCCAAAAACTATTTAACCCGTTGTCCGGAAGCAAGATAGGAAGTAAAGGGTATTTGAGTGCACGGATTCAGCCCAATTCCCCTACGGACAATCCAGAAGATATCGCATGGCAGGTGTTTGATGCTTGGTCGTATGGGGTGGGGGATTTGGTATTGGGTACCAACCCGGTGTCCAGTGAGGTAGGTTCAGTGGGAAAGATAGAAGCTACCTTGTACGATATTTTGGTCACCTTTGGCTTGGAAGAGACTATGCCCAATTGTGTTTTGTCACATATAGATGTACAGGCGGCGGTGGAGGAACAGCAGCCGGGCACCACGGGGATTTGGTTTCAAAGCCTTGCAGGGACCGTAAGTGCCAATCGAACATTTGATGTTACCCTTGATAAAATGAAAGGTTATATGTCCGAAAGGCAGGGACAGTACGGTCTTTATGCCGAAACTGGTCAGGGAGCAGATTTTACCAATGGACATGGAGAGGGCTTTGATATGGTGCTTCACGAATCAAGAAAGTACGGTTTTGTCAGCGCCCTGAAAGCACAATTGGAAGCAGAAAAATCCTCCGGTGGGGCACCATGGGTACATGTCAATGATGTAGCGGGCTTTATTGGCCCGGAGGTTTTTAAGACAAAGGAACAGCTGGTGAGGTGCTGCCTGGAGGATACCTTGATGGGAAAACTCCATGGACTATGCATCGGCTTGGACATTTGTTCTACGCTGCACATGGATGTGGACTTGGAGGACCTGAACTGGTGCATAGATGAGGTGATGCCTGCTAATCCTGCCTACTTGATGGCACTGCCTACCAAAAATGACCCCATGCTGAGTTATTTGACTACTTCTTTTAGTGATCATGTACGTGTCAGAGAGAAGTTTGGCTATAAAGTGAATGATGCCATGTGGCGTTTTTTTAAGCGTATCGGCGTCATTGGGGAAGATAATCAGCCCACGATTCACTTTGGGGATCCCACTTGGGTTTATTACCAATATTGTTTGGCAAAAGGTGATCTTAGAAGCCGTGAAGAGATTTTTGCTGATGGCAAAAATAAAATCCGTGCCATTCGCCAGCGAGGTGTCCCCATTGCAGAAGGCTATGGGGATGAAATATGGGAATTAGAACCCCAATTGGCCAGGCAAGTGCAGCAGCTGTATGATGATGCTAAAGTCAGCTTATGGACTGAAATGTCCTCGACATTTGTTCAGGAAATTCCATTGGCCCTGCCCATCATTACTCAGTCAAGCGACCGAAAAGACTATGTATATCATCCCGAGACGGGCGAAAAGCTGAGCATGGAAGCAGAGCGAACGCTTCGCGAGTTAAGTGCCTCGTGGCATGATGAAATTCCTGATGTGCAAATCGTGGTTTCGGATGGGTTGAATGTCAGGGCCTTGATGGACCGCGGGCACTTGGACGAATTTCTGAAGGCCATTGGCCCGGCCTTGGCCGGTGAAGGATATCGGGTGGCCGATAAACCGATTGTCATCCAGCATGGAAGGGTAAGGGCGGGCTATGCATGTGGAGAATTGCTTTTTGGAAATAAAGGAGTACAGGAGAGCTGCAAAGGGATTTTGCATATCATTGGAGAGCGCCCGGGATCGGGGCATCACAATTTTTCTGTTTACCTGACGGCTGCCAATCCCACTGTTTGGGCACAAAAAGGCACCGTAGATCATAATATTTCCCGTGTGATTTCCGGCATCTCCGATACATCCCTGAAACCGGAGATGGCAGCGCGGCAAACTACTCAGATTTTGGGACAATTGTTTAAAAAATATGCCTGA